Proteins found in one Rhodobacteraceae bacterium D3-12 genomic segment:
- a CDS encoding histone deacetylase family protein, translating into MTTLLMTHGDCNKHVTPMGHPEQVARLAAIETALAGLDGLDRREAPLGRDEEILRCHPQGYLERIAGHAAGQLDSDTWMSDGSMQAARRAVGGAVAAVDAVMAGEVINAFVAARPPGHHAERETPMGFCLFGNVAIAAKYALEVHGLSRVAVIDFDVHHGNGTQDLLWDEARAFVATSQQMPLWPGTGRPEERGAHENVLNVPLEPGTGGIEMRAAYESLILPNVAEFEPEMIFISAGFDAHMDDPLANLNWEDDDFAWLTQKICALAAEQCGGRVVSVLEGGYDLAALGRAAAVHVRGLMAA; encoded by the coding sequence ATGACGACGCTTTTGATGACGCATGGCGATTGCAATAAGCATGTCACGCCGATGGGGCACCCCGAACAGGTGGCACGTTTGGCGGCGATTGAGACCGCTTTGGCCGGACTTGACGGGTTGGACCGGCGCGAGGCGCCGTTGGGGCGGGATGAGGAGATTTTGCGCTGTCATCCGCAGGGATACCTTGAGCGGATCGCGGGGCATGCTGCGGGGCAGTTGGATAGCGATACGTGGATGTCGGACGGGTCGATGCAGGCGGCGCGCCGGGCCGTGGGCGGTGCCGTGGCGGCGGTGGATGCGGTGATGGCCGGAGAGGTGATAAACGCGTTTGTCGCCGCGCGGCCACCGGGCCACCATGCGGAACGCGAGACGCCGATGGGGTTTTGCCTGTTCGGCAATGTTGCGATTGCGGCGAAATACGCGCTTGAGGTGCATGGGTTGAGCCGGGTCGCAGTGATTGATTTCGATGTGCATCACGGCAATGGCACGCAGGACCTGCTTTGGGATGAGGCGCGCGCGTTTGTAGCGACCTCGCAACAGATGCCATTGTGGCCGGGAACGGGGCGGCCGGAGGAGCGGGGCGCGCATGAGAATGTGCTGAACGTACCGCTGGAGCCGGGGACCGGCGGGATCGAGATGCGGGCGGCATATGAGAGTCTAATCCTGCCTAACGTGGCCGAATTTGAGCCGGAGATGATTTTCATTTCCGCCGGGTTTGATGCGCATATGGATGACCCTTTGGCGAATTTGAACTGGGAAGATGATGATTTCGCATGGCTTACGCAGAAGATTTGCGCGTTGGCGGCAGAGCAATGCGGCGGGCGTGTGGTTTCGGTGCTTGAAGGAGGTTATGATCTTGCCGCGTTGGGGCGGGCGGCGGCGGTTCATGTGCGCGGGTTGATGGCGGCTTGA
- the msrA gene encoding peptide-methionine (S)-S-oxide reductase MsrA, whose protein sequence is MTVNMQNVKPIFLSLLIAVAVMLQCGRAEAGPRETLVVAGGCFWCVEADFEKVKGVIKAESGFAGGKVKNPTYKQVVRGGTGHYEAVKITFDAGKVSRETLLGMFFRSVDPTDAGGQFCDRGQSYATAIFVSNAAEKALAQKVKAEAQAALGQKIVTPILNAAPFYLADASHQDYYKGKSLVLTRGGPKSQASAYKFYRKGCGRDQRVKQLWGSAAPFAG, encoded by the coding sequence ATGACCGTGAATATGCAAAATGTGAAACCGATATTCCTGAGCCTGCTGATTGCCGTGGCTGTGATGCTGCAATGCGGGCGTGCAGAGGCGGGACCACGGGAGACGCTGGTGGTTGCTGGCGGGTGCTTTTGGTGTGTGGAAGCGGATTTCGAGAAGGTGAAGGGCGTGATCAAGGCCGAGAGCGGCTTTGCCGGTGGCAAGGTCAAGAACCCGACCTATAAGCAGGTGGTGCGCGGCGGGACCGGACATTACGAGGCGGTGAAGATCACCTTTGACGCTGGTAAGGTGAGCCGTGAGACGCTGCTTGGGATGTTCTTCCGCTCGGTCGATCCGACGGATGCGGGCGGGCAGTTTTGTGACCGTGGGCAGAGCTATGCCACCGCGATTTTCGTCTCTAACGCTGCGGAAAAGGCGCTTGCCCAGAAGGTGAAGGCCGAGGCGCAAGCGGCGCTGGGTCAGAAGATTGTGACGCCGATTTTGAACGCCGCTCCGTTCTATCTCGCCGATGCGAGCCATCAGGATTATTACAAGGGCAAGAGCCTTGTTTTGACCCGTGGCGGGCCGAAATCGCAGGCCAGTGCGTATAAGTTTTATCGCAAGGGCTGTGGTCGTGACCAGCGGGTGAAGCAGCTTTGGGGTAGCGCGGCACCGTTTGCGGGGTAA
- a CDS encoding polyprenyl synthetase family protein — protein MQAVIRGDLPLHDAMRYAVGGGKGLRAFLVMESARLHGIAPEQSVWAAAAIEAVHSYSLVHDDLPCMDDDDLRRGEPTVHRKWDEATAVLVGDALQTLAFELLGRAEVSDVPQVRADLVLSMARAAGAGGMVLGQALDIAAESADDPLTLAEITRLQAGKTGALITWSATCGARLGQADLAPLTAYGDALGLAFQIADDVLDVEGDAEEVGKAVGKDEEAGKATFVSLLGLNGAKSRAGELVESACEALSSYGEAADTLREAARFVISRRS, from the coding sequence TTGCAAGCTGTGATCCGGGGCGATTTGCCGTTGCACGACGCGATGCGCTATGCGGTTGGCGGCGGCAAGGGGCTGCGCGCGTTTCTGGTGATGGAATCGGCGCGCTTGCACGGGATTGCGCCGGAGCAATCGGTTTGGGCGGCCGCAGCGATTGAGGCGGTGCATTCCTATTCGCTGGTGCATGATGATTTGCCCTGCATGGATGACGATGATCTGCGCCGGGGTGAGCCGACGGTGCATCGCAAGTGGGATGAGGCCACGGCGGTTTTGGTCGGCGATGCGCTTCAAACCTTGGCATTTGAATTGCTTGGCCGCGCAGAGGTGAGTGACGTGCCACAGGTGCGGGCCGATCTGGTGTTGAGCATGGCGCGGGCCGCCGGGGCTGGGGGCATGGTGCTGGGTCAGGCGCTGGATATTGCGGCGGAGAGTGCGGATGATCCGCTAACCCTTGCGGAGATCACGCGGTTGCAGGCGGGCAAGACCGGCGCGTTGATTACGTGGTCGGCCACTTGTGGGGCACGGTTGGGACAGGCGGATTTGGCGCCGCTGACCGCTTATGGCGATGCGCTGGGCCTTGCGTTTCAGATTGCGGATGATGTTCTGGACGTGGAGGGCGATGCCGAGGAGGTTGGCAAGGCCGTCGGCAAGGATGAAGAGGCCGGAAAGGCGACATTTGTTTCGCTTTTGGGGCTGAATGGGGCGAAAAGCCGCGCAGGAGAGCTTGTTGAATCTGCCTGTGAGGCCCTATCTTCTTATGGAGAGGCGGCGGATACCTTGCGGGAGGCCGCGCGGTTCGTTATCTCGCGCCGAAGCTGA
- a CDS encoding sulfotransferase yields MRIAMWSGPRNLSTAMMYAFAARPDCAVVDEPFYAAYLAQTGLDHPMRAEILASQPQDPAEVESAILGSIPAQKPHFYQKHMTQHMIPGMPRDWMAQVKNVFLIRHPARVVASFNAKYDKPTLTDIGFTQQAELFDHVTALGQTPIVIDSADIRRDPATMLERLCTALGLDWTPAMLSWPAGGHADDGVWAAHWYGAVHRSTGFAAGAEGPLPDLSGEAGDLAALALPYYDHLKRYKLEI; encoded by the coding sequence ATGCGCATCGCCATGTGGTCCGGCCCCCGCAATCTCTCCACCGCCATGATGTATGCCTTCGCCGCGCGCCCCGACTGCGCGGTGGTCGATGAACCCTTCTATGCGGCCTACCTCGCGCAAACCGGGCTCGACCACCCGATGCGCGCCGAAATCCTCGCCTCTCAACCCCAAGATCCCGCCGAAGTCGAATCCGCGATATTAGGCTCTATTCCTGCCCAAAAGCCGCATTTCTACCAAAAACACATGACCCAGCATATGATCCCCGGCATGCCGCGTGACTGGATGGCTCAGGTCAAGAATGTCTTCCTCATCCGCCACCCCGCCCGCGTCGTCGCCAGCTTCAATGCGAAATATGACAAGCCCACGCTCACCGATATCGGCTTCACCCAACAGGCCGAACTTTTCGATCACGTCACCGCTCTGGGCCAGACCCCCATCGTCATCGACAGCGCCGACATCCGCCGCGATCCCGCGACCATGCTTGAACGCCTCTGCACCGCGCTCGGTCTCGACTGGACCCCCGCCATGCTCTCATGGCCTGCGGGCGGCCACGCCGATGATGGCGTCTGGGCCGCGCATTGGTATGGCGCCGTGCACCGCTCCACCGGATTCGCCGCAGGCGCCGAAGGGCCGCTGCCGGACCTCTCCGGCGAAGCAGGCGACCTCGCCGCGCTTGCCCTGCCCTATTACGATCACCTCAAACGGTATAAGCTCGAGATCTAA
- a CDS encoding exodeoxyribonuclease VII small subunit, with amino-acid sequence MSDRPVAEMTFEEAMAELEQVVGQLERGDVALDDSIKLYERGAELKKRCETKLKDAEEKVAAITLDGEGNPAGLKPVEGL; translated from the coding sequence ATGAGTGACCGTCCCGTTGCGGAAATGACATTTGAAGAGGCCATGGCCGAGCTGGAACAGGTGGTTGGACAGCTGGAACGTGGCGACGTGGCGCTGGACGATTCGATCAAGCTTTATGAGCGGGGCGCGGAGTTGAAGAAACGCTGTGAGACCAAGCTTAAAGACGCTGAGGAAAAGGTCGCCGCGATCACTCTGGATGGTGAGGGCAACCCGGCGGGGTTGAAGCCGGTCGAGGGGCTTTGA
- a CDS encoding aminoglycoside phosphotransferase family protein, producing the protein MNVVTTSNIKLYPDQALAALDRLESLLASSPHTAEVTEALRLVPGKRAIFRGTFNGRDAVFRLPLDDKSRTDFAREWAELTRVHAYMATPPLAVVEPLDFDPNTGIFIIAFVPGKPLFTHLRRADPATRLPLLSRAAHWLRAYDTPTLTHQPLDFRRWFRKAAAAGETQPHPDLQDIESRILRRMKRLGRSLHQTDVQTAISHGDFHLNNLLVKGDTLTGIDTGGSGRTPVVKDIARALTHIARRAEPWSGNRHFGVDAAAFHAFTDAFELSTIERDAHLPFMIAFETLIKVEHPDMPQDRLALADKLARGLFRDLRQIT; encoded by the coding sequence ATGAACGTGGTCACCACCAGCAATATAAAACTCTACCCGGATCAGGCGCTCGCGGCGCTCGACCGGCTCGAATCGCTGCTGGCAAGCTCCCCCCATACCGCCGAAGTGACCGAGGCGCTGCGCCTCGTCCCCGGCAAACGCGCTATCTTTCGCGGCACCTTTAATGGCCGCGACGCGGTGTTCCGCCTGCCGCTTGATGACAAAAGCCGCACCGATTTCGCCCGTGAATGGGCCGAACTCACGCGCGTTCACGCCTATATGGCCACACCGCCCCTCGCCGTGGTTGAACCGCTCGATTTCGACCCTAACACAGGCATATTCATTATCGCCTTCGTGCCGGGCAAGCCGCTGTTTACCCACCTGCGACGCGCCGATCCCGCCACGCGCCTGCCACTTCTGTCGCGCGCGGCACATTGGTTGCGCGCCTATGACACGCCAACCCTGACCCATCAGCCGCTCGATTTTCGCCGCTGGTTCCGCAAGGCCGCCGCCGCTGGCGAAACCCAACCCCACCCGGATCTGCAAGACATCGAAAGCCGCATCCTGCGCCGGATGAAACGCCTTGGCCGCAGCCTGCACCAAACCGACGTGCAAACCGCCATCTCTCATGGCGATTTCCACCTCAACAACCTGCTGGTCAAGGGCGACACCCTTACCGGCATCGACACCGGCGGTTCCGGGCGCACGCCCGTGGTCAAGGACATCGCCCGCGCCCTCACCCACATCGCCCGCCGGGCCGAACCTTGGTCAGGCAACCGTCACTTCGGCGTTGATGCCGCCGCGTTTCATGCGTTTACTGATGCGTTCGAGCTGTCCACAATCGAACGGGACGCCCATCTTCCCTTCATGATCGCCTTTGAAACGCTGATCAAAGTCGAACACCCCGACATGCCCCAAGACCGCCTCGCTCTGGCCGATAAACTCGCCCGCGGCCTGTTCCGCGACTTGCGACAAATCACCTGA
- a CDS encoding ribokinase, whose product MTIYNLGSINADLFYSVPHLPGPGETLAATAHSTGLGGKGANQSVAAALAGANVIHIGAIGRDGLWTVQQLRGFGVDTAHVSMLETPTAHAIITVDPQGENAIVIFPGANYEQSLTQVESTLSAASTGDMLILQNETNLTFEAAEIAKSRGLDVIYSAAPFDADAVRRMLPVTDLLVMNEVEAQQLTKAMATTLADVPVPHLLITRGAKGATWMDQLNGTTIDVAAQPVTAVDTTGAGDCFIGYVAAGLDQGLNPEQAMNRAAIAAAIQVTRPGTADAIPTLEEVENHA is encoded by the coding sequence ATGACGATCTATAATCTCGGTTCGATCAACGCCGATCTGTTTTACTCTGTGCCGCACCTGCCGGGGCCGGGTGAAACGCTGGCCGCCACCGCCCATTCCACCGGGCTGGGCGGCAAGGGGGCCAATCAATCGGTCGCGGCGGCTCTGGCCGGGGCGAATGTCATCCACATCGGTGCGATTGGCCGCGATGGCCTCTGGACGGTGCAACAGCTGCGCGGCTTCGGCGTTGATACCGCCCATGTCTCGATGCTCGAAACCCCCACCGCCCATGCGATCATCACTGTCGATCCACAGGGCGAAAACGCCATCGTGATCTTCCCCGGTGCCAACTACGAACAGTCTCTAACACAGGTGGAATCCACTCTTTCCGCAGCCAGCACCGGCGACATGCTGATCCTGCAGAATGAAACCAACCTCACGTTCGAGGCCGCTGAAATCGCCAAATCGCGTGGCCTTGATGTGATCTATTCCGCCGCGCCCTTCGATGCCGACGCCGTGCGCCGGATGCTCCCCGTCACCGACCTTTTGGTGATGAACGAGGTCGAAGCCCAACAGCTGACCAAGGCGATGGCGACAACGCTCGCCGATGTCCCGGTGCCTCACTTGCTCATCACCCGCGGGGCCAAGGGCGCCACATGGATGGATCAACTCAACGGCACCACGATCGACGTCGCGGCCCAACCCGTCACCGCTGTCGACACCACCGGCGCGGGCGATTGTTTTATCGGATATGTCGCCGCAGGGCTGGATCAGGGTCTAAACCCGGAACAAGCGATGAACCGCGCCGCCATCGCCGCCGCGATCCAGGTCACGCGCCCCGGCACCGCCGATGCCATTCCCACGCTGGAAGAGGTCGAAAACCACGCTTAG
- a CDS encoding D-amino acid aminotransferase — protein MTDHVTTHQAEEDARNEEILIWLNGRVVPKAEALVSVYDSGFMLGDGVWEGLRLYDGKWSFMDEHLDRLFEAAKAIDLDIGTTREQVVSALLETQSANQMTTDAHARLMVTRGVKTRPFQHPSLSQQGPTVTIIMEHSRPSLPRPIRLATVPHIRGLPMTQDPKLNSHSKLNCIIACIAAEKAGADEALMLDVNGFVNTTNACNFFIVRKGAVWTSTGDYCMNGITRQKVIDLCRANDIPVYERNYSLVDTYGADEAFLTGTFGAQTPVASIDGRQIGTGEMGPLTQRLRTLYKELVTQA, from the coding sequence ATGACCGACCACGTCACCACCCACCAAGCCGAAGAAGACGCCCGTAACGAGGAAATCCTGATCTGGCTTAACGGCCGCGTCGTCCCCAAGGCCGAAGCCCTCGTCTCGGTCTATGATAGCGGCTTTATGCTCGGCGATGGCGTCTGGGAGGGGCTGCGCCTTTATGATGGTAAATGGAGCTTTATGGACGAACACCTCGATCGCTTGTTCGAGGCCGCCAAAGCCATCGACCTCGACATCGGCACGACACGGGAACAAGTCGTTTCCGCCTTGTTAGAGACGCAATCAGCCAATCAAATGACCACCGATGCCCATGCCCGCCTGATGGTCACACGCGGCGTCAAAACCCGTCCCTTCCAACACCCCTCGCTCAGCCAGCAAGGCCCGACAGTCACCATCATCATGGAGCATTCGCGCCCCTCTCTCCCGCGCCCGATCCGTCTTGCCACCGTGCCGCATATCCGCGGCCTGCCGATGACCCAAGACCCCAAGCTCAACTCCCATTCCAAGCTCAACTGCATCATCGCCTGCATCGCCGCCGAAAAGGCCGGCGCGGATGAAGCCCTAATGCTCGACGTGAACGGCTTCGTGAATACCACCAATGCCTGTAACTTCTTCATCGTGCGCAAAGGCGCGGTTTGGACCTCGACGGGCGATTACTGCATGAACGGAATCACCCGCCAAAAGGTGATCGACCTCTGCCGCGCCAACGACATCCCCGTTTACGAACGGAATTATTCCCTCGTCGACACCTACGGCGCGGATGAAGCCTTCCTCACCGGCACGTTCGGTGCCCAAACCCCCGTCGCCTCGATCGACGGTCGCCAGATCGGCACCGGCGAGATGGGCCCCCTCACCCAACGCCTCCGCACCCTCTACAAGGAGCTTGTCACGCAAGCCTGA